The DNA segment ACGAACTCCTCCGCGGCCGTCGGGTGAATGCCCACGGTCGCGTCGAATTGCGCCTTCGTCGCGCCGCATTTCACCGCGATCGCCACGCCCTGGATGATCTCGGGCGCGTCCGCCCCGACCATGTGCGCGCCGACCACCTTCTGCGTCGCCCGGTCCACGATGAGCTTCATCATCGTGCGCTCGTCCCGCCCCGAGAGCGTGTGCTTCATCGGCCGGAAACGCGCGCGATAGACGTCGATCTTGCCGTAACGCCGCCGCGCCTCGTGCTCCGAGAGGCCCACCGTCCCCACCGGCGGCTGCGAGAACACCGCGCTCGGCACGTCCGCGTGATCCATCTCGGTCGGGCGATCTCGGAAGAGCGTCTCCGCCACCGCGCGCGCCTCCGCGATCGCCACCGGCGTCAGGTTGATCCGGTCGGTCACGTCGCCGACCGCGAAGATGCTCGGCACGCTCGTGCGCGAGTACGAATCGACCTTGATCGCGCGCTCCTCGTCGAGCGCGACGCCGATCTCCTCGAGCCCGAGCCCCTCCGTGTTCGGCGCGCGCCCCGTGGCGAAGAGCACGACGTCCGTCTCCACGATCTCGCCACCCGCGAGGCGAACGGACAAACCGTCCGCCTCCCGCGCCACGCTCCGGAGGATCGTCTCGCGCAGGATCTCGATGCCGCGCTTTTGCATGCCCTCGGCCACCGACTCGCGCACGTCCTGATCGAAGCCACGCAGCACGTTGTCGCCGCGGACCACGAGCGTCACCTTCGCGCCCGCGGCGCGCCAGATCCCCGCGAACTCCACGCCGATGTAGCCCCCGCCCACGACGAGCGCGCGGCGCGGCACGTACGGCAGCGCGAGCGCCTCGTCCGACGAGATCCCGAGCTCCTTGCCGGGGATGTCCGGCCGCACCGCTCGGCTGCCCGTGGCGATGAGCACGTGCCGCGCCGTGTACCGCTCGCCGGAGACCTCGACCGTGTGAGGCCCGACGATCCGCGCGGACCCTTCGATCATCGTGACGCCGGCGTCGCGCAGCATGCGCACGTAGATGCCGTTCAGCCGGTCGAGCTCGCGGTCCTTGGCCTCGATGAGCTTCGCCCAGTCGAGCTTGGCCTCGCCGATGGTCCAGCCGAAGCCACGCGCGTCCTCGAGCTCCTCGGCCACGTGCGCGCCGTGGACGAGCAGCTTCTTCGGCACGCAGCCGCGCAGGACGCAGGTGCCGCCCACGCGGCCCGCCTCGCAGATCGCGACACGCGCGCCGTACGAGGCCGAGCGACGGCTCCCCGCCACGCCGCCCGAGCCTGCGCCGATGGTGAACAGATCGAAGTCGAACGTGGTCATCGCGGGGCCTCCTCGGCGGGAAGTATGCGGGAGGAAGGGCCCCCGGGCGACGCCCTTATTTGCGGACCATCTCGCCAGGACGCATGCAGCGCCGCAGCGCCTCGCGCAGCGTCGCGAGCGTCACGATCTTCGTCAGATCGATCCCGATCTGCACCATCGTCTGCGCCACCGCGGGCCGGATGCCCGTGATGATGCAGCGCGCCCCGAGCAGCTCGGCTGCGCGCACGAGCTTGCCGATGTGATCGGCCGTCGAGGTGTCCACGATCTCGACGCCCGTGAGATCGATGATCGCGTACGTCGCGGCTTTTTGCGTGATCGCGTCGAGCAGCCGCTCCATCATCTCGGCCGCGCGCTGGCTGTCGACCACGCCGAAGAGCGGGAGCGAGAGCACGCCGTCCCAGACCTCGATGATCGGGGTCGAGAGCGCCCGGATCGCCTCCTCCTGCCGCGCGATGAGCTCGAGCTTCTCCCGCAGCTCGCGCTCGGCGAGGGCGCGCTCCTCGACCTCCTTGCGGACGCGCTCGAGCGCCACCGCGAGGTCGGCCTTCGTGGCCTGATCCGATTGCATGAGCGCGTCGAGCCGGTCCTCGAGGCTCCTGTCGGAGGGTTTTACGACGAACTCGTCGAAGGCGTCGCCCCGGGCGGCGAAGGACGTCTGCTCGGCCCAGCAGGTCGAGACGCCGAAATGGCGCTGGAAGATGCCGGCGAACTTGCCGCCCACGTACGCCGAGCCCCAATCGGCCTGGATGGCGCGTTGCGCGAGGGACTCCCAGCTATTGTGGACCCGGACGCGCGCCTCCTTCGCTTTTGCGTCGATCGAGACGATCTCCCAGCGCCCCCAGCCCGCCGCCGCCGCGATCGTCGCAATCGCCGCGAAGCCCTCCTCGAACGTGGGCCTCGAGGTAATGACGGCCCAATCTCCGTCGGTGCTGTCACGACCGCCGCCGTGGAGCGCCAGCTTGAACCGCTCTGTGCCGACCATCCGGTGAAAACCGGAAAAAAGCCCCGCGACGGACGACTCGGTCCACATCGTCACGGCGGGAGAGCCGGCCCAGAGGTTCAAGCCCGCCTCGGCATTCCACTCTACATCCACCCCCCCGATGCGGAACTTGTCGGTCATCTTCCGGAGTACCTCGCGAAGAACCGTCAGCGTATCGCGACGGCCGCGATCGATCCAGCAAAATCACTGGATCCAGCCCCGGCGTAGGGACACGTGTCACGCAGGATCGAGCGACAGTGGCATGACGCTCGTCGCGAGCGACTCAAGGATTTTTCGGTCGGACTGTATCGGTCGAACGCATGCAACGACGCAATGCCTCGCGCAGGGTCGACAACGTGACAATCCTGGTGAGATCGATCCCGAATTCGACCATCGTCTGCGCGACGGCGGGGCGGATCCCCGTGATGATGCACCGCGCGCCGACGAGCTCCGCCGCCCGCACGAGCCTCCCGATGTGGTCCGCGGTCTCCGCGTCGATCGTGTCGACGCCGGTCAAATCGATGATCGCGACCTCGGCGCCCTTGTACGTGATCGCGTCGAGCAGCCGCTCCATCATCTCGGCCGCGCGCCGGCTGTCGACCACGCCGATGAGCGGGAGCGAGAGCACGCCGTCCCAGACCTCGATGATCGGGGTCGAGAGCGCCCGGATCGCCTCCTCCTGCCGCGCGATGAGCTCGAGTTTGTCCCGGAGCTCCCGCTCGGTCCGCGCGCGCTCCTCGACCTCCTTGCGCACGCGCTCGAGCGCCACCGCGAGGTCCGCCTTCGTCACCTGATCCGAATGAAAGAGCGCCTCGAGCCGCTCTTCGAGCGTCCTGTCCGAAGGCCGCACGACGAATTCGTCACAAGCGTCGCCCTCCGCCGCGAAGGCCGTCTGCTCGGCCCAGCAGGTCGGAACCCCGAAATGGCGCTGGAAATAGGCCGCGAGCTTGCCCGCAATGAAGGACGCGCCCCACGAGACCCCGAGCGCGCGCTGCGCGATCGATTCCCAGTTGTTGTAAACGCGCACCCGGGCCTCACGCGCGGCGCGGTCGACCGAGACGAGCTCCCAGCGCCCCCAGCCCGCCGCCGCCGCCACCCGGGCGAGCCTCGCGAAGCCCTCCTCGAACGTCGGCGCCCCGGCGATCACGCGCCAATCCCCGTCGATGCTGTCGCGGCCCCCCTGCTGCATGGCGATCTCGAACCGCTCGGCCCCCACCATTTTCTGCACCGTCGCGAGCAGACCCGCCATGGTGCTCTCGATCCAGGCCGTCATCACCGGCGCCCCGGCCCACAAGCAAAGCCCCTCGGCTTCTCTCCACTCGATGTCGATCCCAGCCACCTGAAGCTTCGGGTCCATGTAAAGCTCCTTTGGGCCGAACATAAACCCAGCCGCGATTTTCCGCACAAGAAAATCAGGAAGAATCTCAATCCCGTTACGTTGCGTCACTCAATCGAGGTGTTCCTTGAAAAACGAGAGCACGCGCTCCTTCGCGTCGAGCGCCGAGGGCTCGTGGTAGCCGGCGTGCATCGGCAGGAGCGGCCCGATTTTCCGAAGGATGAAGCCCTCGGTGCGCGTGAAAAACGAATGACCGGCGTCCTCGTAGACCTTCACGTCGGAGGCGACGCCGAGCCGATCGAGGCTGCGCCGCAAGCGCGCGGGCGCCTCCCGCAGAGGCTCGTCGCGCCCGCCGAAGCTCGCGACCATCGGGCACGCGCTCGGCAGCTCCTCGGGGACCTCACCATAAAAAGGTGCAGCCACCTTGTAATGGCCGCGCATCGCGAGCACGATCGCGAAGCCGCCGCCCATGCAAAAGCCGATCACGCCGAGCCGCGCCGCGTCGACCTCGGGGCGCGACACGAGATACCGCCTCGCCGCTTCGAGGTCGTCGAGCGGCCGGCCGCGCTGGCGGATGATCGAGCGAATGGCGCCCGCCACGCAGAGGGCCTTCGGGCCGCGGTGAAAGAGGTCCGGGATGAGCACGACGTACCCCGCCTCGGCGAATTCCCGCGCGACGCGCCTCATCTCCTCGTTGAGGCCAAACACCTCGTAGATGAGCACGAGCCCAGGGCGAGGCTCCGGGTGGGTGGGGAGCGTGAGGATGCCCCGCATCGAAAAGCCGTCGTCGCAAGGAAACCTGATCTCGCGCTGATCCATCGAGCCCCCTTGTACCATGGGGGCTCTCCTCAGCCGAGGTTGCGCTTCTTGTCGCCCGGCGCGCCCGGCCCCGAGACCTGTGGCATTCGCACCGAAGGCTTGCGCGCCGGCCGGCCCTCCGCGCGCGGCGGCGCGAGCTTTCGCAGCGTGGCCCCGACCTCCTCGCGCACGTGGGGTCCGAGCAGCCGCTCGGCCTGCGCCACGATTCGACCGGCGAAGGCGGCGAGGATCGCCTGGCCCTCGAGGTCGTCGTGCTCGGGGGCGCTCGTCTTGCGCCGGTGCTCCTCGTAATCGCGCGCGGCCGCGCCGAGCGGACCCGGCGCGGAGAGGGCGCGGCGCACGACGAGGCGCGCGCCCCGCTCGCTCGTGACCTCGGGCAGCTCCGCGACGATCCGGAGCGCGCCCTCGACATTACCAGCCGCCGCGAGCATGGGCGCGAAGTATCTGCGGGCGAGCTCGACCAGGCGCGGGGCGAGCTTCTGCTCGTCGAGCACGTGGACGTCCGGCGAGAGCAGCCCCGCCACGCCGGCCTCGTGCAAGAAGGCGTTGAGGACCCGCGAGCGCGTGGGGGCCGGGCGCAGGTACGTCCCGGAGCCCCGCTCGGCCGGGCGCGCCGCGGGCATGGCCTTGACGGAGCGAGGCCGCCGCGCCCGCGCGAGGTGCCGGTCGGCGAGCGCCTTCTGCGTAGCCGGGTCGGCGCCCGAGACGAGCTCGGTCACGCGTTTGGCGGGGCCAAAGCCTGGATCCGAAGGACGAGGGGGGCGCTTTCCGCTGGACATGCGACGAGGTGTCTCCCGAAAAGGAGGCTGCTCGTCCGTCTACCACGCGGAAAGCGTTCAGGTGTGGAGAACTTGGAGAGGCCCGGACGAATATTGTCCGAGGCTGGATCCAGGCTGATCCTGGAGAGCTCAGGCGGCCCGGAGCACGGCCTGGATGGCGTCGAAGCTCGCGGGCTTGACGAGGTGGGCGTCGAAGCCGGCCCGGAGCGCGCGATCGCGGTCCTCGGCCTGGCCATACCCGGTGATGGCCACGATGAAGGGGCGCGCGGCTCTGCCGTCGCGCAGGCGCCTGCAGACCTCGTAGCCGTCCATGCGCGGCAGGCCGATGTCGAGCAGGACGACCTCGGGAGAGCCGCTCGAGACGGCCTCGAGGGCCGCCTCGCCGTCATGCGCGACGGCGACCTGGTGGCCGAGGGTCTCGAGCAGCGCGGCCATGGTCTCGGCCGCGTCGACGTTGTCGTCGACGACGAGCACGCGGCGGCACTGGCCATTCGTGAGGACCGCGGGTTTGTGTGCGTCCGTCATCGGGCGATCCTCCAGCGCGAGCCGGACCAAAAATTCGGAGCCCTTCCCGAGCCCGTCGCTATGGGCTTCGACCTTCCCGCCATGCAGCTCGACGAGGCGGCGAACGAGCGAGAGTCCGATTCCGAGACCCCCCTCGGAGCGATCGAGGGTGCGGGTCGATTGATAGAACGTATCGAATACATGCGGCAGGTCCTTCGGGTCGATGCCACGGCCGTTGTCCTTGATGCGGATGAGCGCTTCGCTTCGGGGCCCCCTCTCGATGCGGAGCTCGATGCGTCCGCCGTCGTCGGTGTATTTGGCTGCGTTGTTCAGCAAATTGGACACGACCTGCGTGAGCCGCGCGGCGTCGACGTTCACGGGCAGCGGCTCCGCGCAAGGCGCGAGGACGAGCTCGTGCTTGCGGGCGTCGATGAGCGGGCAGGTCGATTCGACGGCGTGGCCGACGATCTCGCCGAGCTCGCGCGTCTCTCTCCGCAAGGTGATGCGACCACGCGAGATGCGCGAGACGTCGAGGAGATCGTCGAGCAGGCGCGCGAGGTGGCCGACCTGTCGCTCGATCACGTCGCGGGACCTCGCGAGCCGCGGCTCGTGCAGGTCGAGCCGCTTCTGGATCTCCACGGCGGTCTTGATGGGCGCGAGCGGATTGCGGAGCTCGTGCGCCAGCATGGCCAAGAATTCGTCCTTGCAGCGATCGGCCTCGCGCAGGGCCTCCTCGTTGCGCTTCGCGAGGGTGATGTCCTCGACCACCGCGGTCGACGAGCGGATGACGCCGTGGATGTCCCGCAAGAAAAAGCCGTGCACGCGCACCCAGACCGCGCCGCCGTCCTTGCGGAGGTATCGCTTCTCGGCCCGATAGACGCGCCCCTCCCGCGAGGCCTCCCGGAATTCGGCGCCGTTCCTCTCCCGATCGTTCGGGTGCGTGATGTCCTGGAAGGTCTTGCCGACGAGCTCGTCCGCCGAATACCCGGTGATCTCGCAGAAACACGCGTTGACC comes from the Polyangium spumosum genome and includes:
- the gor gene encoding glutathione-disulfide reductase; this translates as MTTFDFDLFTIGAGSGGVAGSRRSASYGARVAICEAGRVGGTCVLRGCVPKKLLVHGAHVAEELEDARGFGWTIGEAKLDWAKLIEAKDRELDRLNGIYVRMLRDAGVTMIEGSARIVGPHTVEVSGERYTARHVLIATGSRAVRPDIPGKELGISSDEALALPYVPRRALVVGGGYIGVEFAGIWRAAGAKVTLVVRGDNVLRGFDQDVRESVAEGMQKRGIEILRETILRSVAREADGLSVRLAGGEIVETDVVLFATGRAPNTEGLGLEEIGVALDEERAIKVDSYSRTSVPSIFAVGDVTDRINLTPVAIAEARAVAETLFRDRPTEMDHADVPSAVFSQPPVGTVGLSEHEARRRYGKIDVYRARFRPMKHTLSGRDERTMMKLIVDRATQKVVGAHMVGADAPEIIQGVAIAVKCGATKAQFDATVGIHPTAAEEFVTMRDPVPDPSSLSGD
- a CDS encoding STAS domain-containing protein translates to MTDKFRIGGVDVEWNAEAGLNLWAGSPAVTMWTESSVAGLFSGFHRMVGTERFKLALHGGGRDSTDGDWAVITSRPTFEEGFAAIATIAAAAGWGRWEIVSIDAKAKEARVRVHNSWESLAQRAIQADWGSAYVGGKFAGIFQRHFGVSTCWAEQTSFAARGDAFDEFVVKPSDRSLEDRLDALMQSDQATKADLAVALERVRKEVEERALAERELREKLELIARQEEAIRALSTPIIEVWDGVLSLPLFGVVDSQRAAEMMERLLDAITQKAATYAIIDLTGVEIVDTSTADHIGKLVRAAELLGARCIITGIRPAVAQTMVQIGIDLTKIVTLATLREALRRCMRPGEMVRK
- a CDS encoding STAS domain-containing protein, encoding MDPKLQVAGIDIEWREAEGLCLWAGAPVMTAWIESTMAGLLATVQKMVGAERFEIAMQQGGRDSIDGDWRVIAGAPTFEEGFARLARVAAAAGWGRWELVSVDRAAREARVRVYNNWESIAQRALGVSWGASFIAGKLAAYFQRHFGVPTCWAEQTAFAAEGDACDEFVVRPSDRTLEERLEALFHSDQVTKADLAVALERVRKEVEERARTERELRDKLELIARQEEAIRALSTPIIEVWDGVLSLPLIGVVDSRRAAEMMERLLDAITYKGAEVAIIDLTGVDTIDAETADHIGRLVRAAELVGARCIITGIRPAVAQTMVEFGIDLTRIVTLSTLREALRRCMRSTDTVRPKNP
- a CDS encoding dienelactone hydrolase family protein, with amino-acid sequence MVQGGSMDQREIRFPCDDGFSMRGILTLPTHPEPRPGLVLIYEVFGLNEEMRRVAREFAEAGYVVLIPDLFHRGPKALCVAGAIRSIIRQRGRPLDDLEAARRYLVSRPEVDAARLGVIGFCMGGGFAIVLAMRGHYKVAAPFYGEVPEELPSACPMVASFGGRDEPLREAPARLRRSLDRLGVASDVKVYEDAGHSFFTRTEGFILRKIGPLLPMHAGYHEPSALDAKERVLSFFKEHLD
- a CDS encoding PAS domain-containing hybrid sensor histidine kinase/response regulator is translated as MQTQRKQWSASLGFFVAALSLVAAVAVFTRSAAVGGDGLLFALFLSFCLAMGWMGARVRGSEKRFGDCTSLVDWLLAREVRRKVEARVLRESEERFRALAQACFDPLVLHSEGVILDVNQAFTEVFGYRREEVVGTRKQMLAPAEYRPLLEEQSTSGAETTYEAVLQRKDGSRFLAELRGGNTRVKGRPARATVIRDVTPRRGAETATRWSDELIRLLFDWIPLGMAHVSVAEGRLIRVNACFCEITGYSADELVGKTFQDITHPNDRERNGAEFREASREGRVYRAEKRYLRKDGGAVWVRVHGFFLRDIHGVIRSSTAVVEDITLAKRNEEALREADRCKDEFLAMLAHELRNPLAPIKTAVEIQKRLDLHEPRLARSRDVIERQVGHLARLLDDLLDVSRISRGRITLRRETRELGEIVGHAVESTCPLIDARKHELVLAPCAEPLPVNVDAARLTQVVSNLLNNAAKYTDDGGRIELRIERGPRSEALIRIKDNGRGIDPKDLPHVFDTFYQSTRTLDRSEGGLGIGLSLVRRLVELHGGKVEAHSDGLGKGSEFLVRLALEDRPMTDAHKPAVLTNGQCRRVLVVDDNVDAAETMAALLETLGHQVAVAHDGEAALEAVSSGSPEVVLLDIGLPRMDGYEVCRRLRDGRAARPFIVAITGYGQAEDRDRALRAGFDAHLVKPASFDAIQAVLRAA